In a genomic window of Sediminispirochaeta bajacaliforniensis DSM 16054:
- a CDS encoding family 4 glycosyl hydrolase, producing the protein MKIVLIGAGSAMFGLGALGDIFKSKVLEGCEVALVDINHVALGEVEKVAKAYISDNGLQYTISATTERKEALKGADFVLISIEIGDRYELWEMDWHLPQQFGIKQVYGENGGPGGIFHSLRIIPPILDICSDVMDICPDALVMNLSNPMTNIMTAVVRKYPDINIVGLCHEVSSLVIHLPKILGIPFEELHIRAGGLNHFSCLLDATYRKDGSNAMPEILEKGIPYFEGTLERGLFMYIIKYFGKIPITTDSHFSEYIHWAQEVADHVGVMDFYTNYKKECLGHQVDMYNRVKSGTLPEEYWRVVPIIEGILTNDGHEELAVNILNKGYISALPEDTIVEVPGTVDGKGIQGTDVNDVMPLGFSSLLCNRIGVLRVCAEAAIQKSRELALQALLVDTTNNSILQTERLLDEVISQQKEYLGYLK; encoded by the coding sequence ATGAAAATTGTATTAATAGGTGCGGGAAGCGCCATGTTTGGACTGGGAGCACTTGGCGATATTTTTAAAAGCAAGGTACTTGAAGGCTGTGAAGTGGCGTTAGTCGATATCAACCATGTTGCCCTTGGAGAAGTCGAAAAGGTCGCCAAGGCGTACATCAGTGACAACGGGTTACAATACACCATATCGGCAACAACCGAGAGGAAAGAGGCTCTTAAAGGCGCTGATTTTGTATTGATTTCAATCGAGATTGGCGACAGGTATGAATTATGGGAAATGGACTGGCACCTTCCACAGCAGTTCGGAATTAAGCAGGTCTATGGAGAAAACGGAGGGCCCGGCGGAATTTTCCATTCACTTAGAATTATCCCCCCCATTTTGGATATTTGCAGCGATGTCATGGATATATGCCCCGATGCTCTGGTAATGAACCTAAGCAATCCCATGACGAATATAATGACTGCTGTTGTAAGAAAGTATCCGGACATAAACATTGTAGGTCTTTGTCACGAGGTCTCATCCCTTGTTATCCATCTGCCAAAGATTCTTGGTATTCCCTTTGAAGAACTTCATATCAGGGCCGGCGGGCTTAATCATTTCAGCTGCCTTCTTGACGCCACCTATAGAAAAGACGGCAGTAATGCAATGCCGGAAATTCTGGAGAAAGGAATTCCCTATTTTGAGGGAACGTTGGAACGAGGACTGTTCATGTACATTATCAAGTATTTCGGAAAAATACCGATTACAACAGACAGTCACTTTAGCGAATATATACACTGGGCCCAAGAAGTCGCAGACCATGTCGGGGTAATGGATTTTTACACAAACTATAAAAAAGAATGCCTTGGACACCAAGTCGACATGTACAACAGAGTCAAATCCGGCACCCTCCCCGAGGAATACTGGCGGGTGGTACCTATTATCGAGGGGATACTTACCAACGACGGTCACGAAGAGCTTGCAGTCAATATTCTCAACAAAGGATATATATCAGCACTTCCAGAGGATACCATCGTCGAAGTTCCTGGCACAGTAGATGGCAAGGGGATACAAGGTACCGATGTAAATGATGTCATGCCCCTGGGCTTTTCTTCACTACTTTGCAACAGAATCGGTGTTCTCAGGGTCTGTGCCGAAGCTGCTATTCAAAAGTCCAGAGAACTTGCGCTACAGGCCTTACTGGTCGATACCACCAACAATAGTATTCTTCAAACCGAAAGGCTGCTTGATGAAGTGATATCTCAGCAAAAAGAGTATCTTGGATATTTAAAATAG
- the melA gene encoding alpha-glucosidase/alpha-galactosidase, with translation MVKISLIGAGSVVFSKQLMVDILGFPELSDCCFCLEDIDPERLALTEKVARMFIKQRNGRASIETTHSIDEAVKGADFIINMVQVGGFASTRIDFEIPEKYGMEQTIADSMSVGGIFRALRTMPVLDQLCQAILTYSPHAVLLNYTNPMAMLSLYVRKKYPEVNYVGLCHSVQTTSKQLALYLNIPYDELQYKVAGINHQAWFLELKQNGEDLYPRLNELKQKIDEDPSFVPEHLYEYKGNDSWFRENFKESAAETFETDKVRFEMLARLGYYVTESSEHNAEYCPYFLKDQKLIDRYKIPVNEYIRRCRLILKEFEEVKKTIKSGEELHVDTSQEYAGFIIHSMVSGEKSTINGNVLNTGLITNLPTSCCVEVPCLVDRNGVQPTYIGELPEQLAAYNRTNISVQMLTVDAVLENDKQHIYHAVMLDPLTVSMVRLDDMKPMVDEMFEAHGKMIPYFMKRGNV, from the coding sequence ATGGTAAAAATTTCATTAATTGGAGCTGGAAGTGTGGTGTTTTCCAAACAGCTCATGGTGGATATTCTCGGGTTTCCGGAATTGTCGGACTGCTGTTTTTGTCTTGAAGATATAGATCCTGAAAGGCTTGCTCTTACGGAAAAAGTCGCAAGGATGTTTATCAAACAGCGAAATGGAAGGGCTTCCATTGAAACGACACATAGTATCGACGAGGCAGTAAAAGGGGCCGATTTTATTATAAACATGGTCCAGGTAGGTGGATTCGCATCTACACGTATTGACTTCGAGATTCCCGAGAAGTACGGGATGGAGCAAACCATAGCTGATTCAATGAGTGTCGGTGGGATTTTCAGAGCACTGAGGACAATGCCTGTGCTGGACCAGCTGTGTCAGGCAATCTTAACATACAGCCCGCATGCAGTCCTTTTGAATTATACAAACCCCATGGCAATGCTCTCCCTTTATGTTCGGAAGAAATACCCCGAGGTCAACTATGTGGGGCTTTGTCACAGTGTTCAGACGACCTCCAAGCAGCTGGCCTTATACCTGAATATTCCGTATGACGAATTGCAGTATAAGGTTGCTGGTATTAATCATCAGGCATGGTTCCTGGAATTAAAGCAAAATGGTGAAGACCTGTACCCCCGGCTCAACGAACTGAAACAAAAAATTGATGAGGACCCGTCTTTTGTTCCTGAACATTTGTATGAATACAAAGGAAATGATTCATGGTTTCGGGAAAATTTCAAAGAGAGTGCGGCAGAAACCTTTGAAACGGATAAAGTTCGCTTTGAAATGCTTGCCCGGTTAGGCTATTACGTAACGGAATCCAGCGAGCATAATGCCGAATATTGTCCCTATTTTCTAAAAGACCAAAAGCTTATCGACAGGTACAAGATTCCTGTCAATGAATATATAAGGAGGTGCCGGTTAATCCTTAAAGAGTTCGAGGAAGTAAAAAAAACCATCAAATCCGGAGAGGAACTCCATGTTGATACGTCCCAAGAATATGCAGGTTTTATCATTCATTCCATGGTCTCCGGAGAAAAAAGTACGATAAACGGAAACGTTTTAAACACTGGGCTTATTACAAATCTCCCCACATCCTGTTGCGTCGAGGTCCCCTGTCTCGTGGACAGGAACGGAGTGCAACCGACCTATATCGGTGAGCTTCCGGAACAGCTTGCGGCCTACAACAGGACAAATATCAGCGTACAAATGCTCACCGTCGATGCCGTTTTAGAAAATGATAAGCAACATATATATCATGCCGTTATGCTCGATCCGCTAACGGTATCAATGGTGCGCCTGGATGATATGAAACCGATGGTAGATGAAATGTTTGAGGCCCACGGCAAAATGATTCCTTATTTCATGAAGCGAGGCAACGTATGA
- a CDS encoding aldose 1-epimerase, with translation MAFYYDTEKIEEETSYLLGYTKESENEHNVLIKVSPALGNNLYCFRVDEYEVVHYDTYFSLRSYYTGNPILYPFPNRLRNCFYEFRGKQYWHQKHGIPVFLHSLVYDEKWECDEPRVTETGVSLTTWIDINTNHPIFEGFPFPHTLCVIFEVTRKGCTITYEVKNHGKEEMPYGISYHTFFKKLCGDNDSFIRVPATYMMDLTDDLLPTGRLLNVEGENFDLRNPVPPSKLDLDNCYTGMIPGERVYIDYPAIGLRIYMDSSEDFTHMQVFTPKGKPFFCVEKQTCSTDAVNLDNKGFREAAHLLTVPPGEEREGTVSFGFEFY, from the coding sequence ATGGCTTTTTACTATGACACTGAAAAAATCGAAGAAGAAACATCGTATCTTCTTGGTTATACAAAAGAATCAGAAAACGAACACAATGTACTAATTAAGGTATCGCCTGCTCTGGGCAACAATCTTTATTGCTTCAGAGTGGATGAGTATGAAGTAGTGCACTATGACACATATTTCTCATTACGCTCATATTACACGGGGAACCCGATTTTGTACCCCTTTCCCAACAGATTGAGAAACTGCTTTTACGAATTTCGGGGAAAGCAATACTGGCACCAAAAACACGGAATTCCTGTATTTCTTCATTCACTTGTGTACGATGAGAAATGGGAATGTGATGAACCTCGTGTTACAGAAACGGGGGTAAGCCTTACGACATGGATTGATATCAACACAAATCATCCGATTTTTGAAGGCTTTCCTTTTCCCCACACCCTCTGTGTAATCTTCGAGGTGACACGAAAGGGATGTACCATTACCTACGAAGTAAAAAATCATGGAAAAGAAGAGATGCCGTATGGTATTTCCTATCATACCTTCTTTAAGAAACTATGCGGTGACAACGATTCCTTCATCAGGGTCCCTGCCACATATATGATGGATCTTACGGACGATCTGCTTCCGACAGGAAGGCTCCTTAATGTAGAGGGGGAGAATTTCGATTTAAGAAATCCGGTACCGCCCAGCAAACTCGATCTGGATAATTGCTATACCGGTATGATCCCGGGAGAGCGGGTGTACATCGACTATCCGGCTATAGGCTTGAGGATTTACATGGACTCTAGCGAGGATTTTACCCATATGCAGGTCTTCACCCCAAAAGGCAAACCATTTTTCTGTGTTGAGAAACAAACATGTTCTACAGATGCCGTGAATTTGGATAACAAAGGCTTTAGAGAAGCGGCCCATCTTTTAACAGTCCCCCCCGGAGAAGAGAGAGAAGGGACCGTCTCTTTTGGTTTCGAGTTTTATTAA
- the mglC gene encoding galactose/methyl galactoside ABC transporter permease MglC, with translation MDGMANEQIEKIKRRRKIRAKLMDNAIYIVLASLIIIITAIDPTFLSFKNFKFIFTQASTRMILALGVAGIIVLAGCDLAIGRFVGLSAVISASMMQVLDNPNIVFPGLDIPVIVPVLLVTLICGLISLVNGLVVTKLSVTAFIATLGMQMILYGLTSTYYEQVCGASPVGSLKDSFTNFAQGEVLGIPYLIIYATIIAVLMWFIWTKTKLGRHLFAIGNNEEAAKVSGVNIHKTILIIYLIAGFLYGFAGALEVGRTGSATNNLGNGYELDAIAACVVGGVSLLGGVGNILGIVIGVIIFQVINYGLVYISVSPYMLYIIKGAIVILAVAVDAQKYVKRQ, from the coding sequence ATGGATGGAATGGCAAATGAACAGATAGAAAAAATCAAACGAAGAAGAAAGATACGGGCAAAGCTTATGGATAATGCCATCTACATTGTTTTGGCCAGCCTTATAATAATTATTACTGCAATTGATCCAACCTTTTTATCATTCAAAAACTTCAAATTTATTTTTACCCAGGCTTCAACAAGAATGATTCTGGCATTGGGGGTAGCCGGAATAATCGTCCTGGCAGGATGTGATCTTGCGATAGGTCGGTTTGTAGGCCTGTCGGCCGTAATTTCCGCATCCATGATGCAGGTACTGGATAATCCCAATATTGTCTTCCCCGGGCTTGATATACCAGTGATTGTGCCCGTGCTTCTTGTGACTCTGATCTGCGGACTTATCTCCCTGGTGAACGGGCTCGTTGTGACAAAACTATCTGTAACGGCATTTATTGCAACTTTGGGAATGCAAATGATCCTTTACGGGCTCACTTCAACCTACTATGAGCAGGTATGCGGCGCCTCGCCAGTGGGATCTCTCAAGGATTCATTTACCAACTTTGCTCAGGGCGAAGTACTCGGTATCCCGTACCTGATCATCTACGCCACCATCATCGCCGTGCTGATGTGGTTCATATGGACCAAGACAAAACTTGGCAGGCACCTTTTTGCAATAGGGAATAACGAAGAAGCGGCAAAGGTGTCCGGTGTTAACATCCATAAAACAATCTTGATTATCTATTTAATCGCCGGTTTTCTCTATGGCTTTGCCGGCGCGCTCGAAGTAGGAAGAACCGGAAGTGCAACCAACAATCTCGGAAACGGCTACGAGCTTGACGCCATAGCAGCTTGTGTCGTCGGCGGAGTGTCGTTACTCGGAGGAGTTGGAAATATCCTAGGTATTGTGATTGGAGTAATTATTTTCCAGGTTATCAACTATGGCCTGGTCTATATAAGCGTGAGCCCTTATATGCTCTACATCATTAAGGGGGCAATCGTCATCTTGGCGGTCGCCGTTGATGCTCAGAAATACGTAAAGAGACAATAG